A section of the Myxococcus virescens genome encodes:
- a CDS encoding nucleotidyltransferase domain-containing protein, giving the protein MAEQPPKASGAPGGDPRRMEVRRPVAELGARAYAIQLLSDARIPFLVGGAYAFAHYTGIYRDTKDLDLFIRKDDADRALEVLARHGWSTQRNVHGWLHKAFWDDFLVDLIFASGNGITVVDDGWFEHAVRARLLNCACNVPPAEEIYWSKAFVLERERFDGHELTHLLLKTGRTFDWPRLLARFDRYWEVLLAHLMFFRFAYPADREIVPEWVMRELLSRANSSLAEGNWDSQLCRGRLLSQVSYQVDVDEWGYEDGRAWDEFERRRECEPEVVPAASGTYGGH; this is encoded by the coding sequence ATGGCTGAGCAACCACCGAAGGCCTCGGGCGCGCCCGGGGGAGACCCACGGCGGATGGAGGTTCGGCGGCCGGTCGCCGAGCTGGGCGCACGGGCCTATGCCATCCAATTGTTGTCTGACGCGCGAATCCCATTCCTCGTCGGCGGCGCCTACGCGTTCGCTCACTACACGGGCATCTATCGCGACACGAAGGACCTGGACCTGTTCATCCGCAAGGACGACGCGGACCGCGCATTGGAAGTGCTCGCGCGCCATGGCTGGAGCACGCAGCGCAACGTCCACGGCTGGCTGCACAAGGCCTTCTGGGACGACTTCCTCGTGGACCTCATCTTCGCGTCCGGCAACGGCATCACCGTCGTCGACGATGGCTGGTTCGAGCACGCGGTCCGCGCCCGGCTGCTGAACTGCGCGTGCAACGTGCCTCCGGCGGAGGAAATCTATTGGAGCAAGGCCTTCGTCCTGGAGCGGGAGCGCTTCGACGGGCACGAACTCACGCACCTGCTCCTGAAGACGGGGCGCACGTTCGACTGGCCGCGGCTGCTGGCGCGCTTCGACCGGTACTGGGAGGTGCTGCTCGCGCACCTGATGTTCTTCCGCTTCGCGTACCCCGCGGACCGCGAAATCGTCCCGGAGTGGGTGATGCGCGAGCTGCTCTCCCGCGCCAACAGCTCGCTGGCGGAGGGCAACTGGGACTCGCAGCTGTGCCGGGGCCGGCTGCTGTCGCAGGTCAGCTACCAGGTGGACGTCGACGAGTGGGGCTACGAGGACGGCCGCGCCTGGGATGAGTTCGAGCGCAGGCGCGAGTGCGAGCCCGAAGTGGTGCCCGCCGCGAGCGGTACGTACGGCGGCCACTGA
- a CDS encoding AEC family transporter, translating to MGNVIGLLGACMVLGVLARHSGKFPEGSAGAFNTFVLYVALPALVLRAMHQLVFVPELLVAASVPWLYYLGAGPFFRLLGPRMGLSKPSIMALVLTAGLGNTAFVGLPMAEALLGARGLPVAVVVDQLGSFLVLSSLATVAAARAGADTPLSLRQLARKVATFPAFLALVVALVTRPWAYPVWLDGVLERLGALLTPLALFAVGLQLRLSGIRPRLPAVALGLSYKLLLVPALTAAGLLALPGLAPTVVQATLLQSAMGPMVSAAILAAEHDLDPDLAVLMVGVGVPLSFATAPLMLMLAR from the coding sequence ATGGGGAACGTCATCGGGCTGTTGGGGGCGTGTATGGTGCTGGGCGTCCTGGCCCGGCACAGTGGGAAGTTCCCGGAGGGCTCCGCCGGGGCGTTCAACACCTTCGTGCTGTACGTGGCGCTGCCCGCGCTGGTGCTGCGGGCCATGCACCAGTTGGTGTTCGTGCCGGAGCTCCTGGTCGCCGCCTCGGTGCCGTGGCTCTACTACCTGGGCGCGGGGCCGTTCTTCCGGCTGCTGGGGCCCCGGATGGGGCTGTCGAAGCCGTCCATCATGGCGTTGGTGCTGACGGCGGGGCTGGGCAACACCGCCTTCGTGGGGCTGCCCATGGCGGAGGCGCTGCTGGGTGCCAGGGGCCTGCCGGTGGCGGTGGTTGTGGATCAGCTCGGCTCCTTCCTGGTGCTGTCCTCGCTGGCCACGGTGGCGGCGGCCCGGGCGGGCGCGGACACGCCGCTGTCCCTGCGCCAACTCGCGCGCAAGGTGGCCACCTTCCCCGCGTTCCTGGCGCTGGTGGTGGCGTTGGTGACGCGGCCCTGGGCCTATCCCGTCTGGCTGGACGGCGTGCTGGAGCGGCTGGGCGCGCTGCTGACGCCGCTGGCGCTGTTCGCCGTTGGCCTGCAACTGCGCCTGTCGGGCATCCGGCCCCGGCTGCCCGCGGTGGCCCTGGGGCTGTCGTACAAGCTGCTGCTGGTGCCGGCGCTGACGGCCGCGGGCCTGCTGGCCTTGCCAGGACTGGCGCCCACGGTGGTGCAGGCCACGCTGCTGCAGTCGGCCATGGGCCCCATGGTGAGCGCGGCCATCCTCGCGGCCGAGCATGACCTGGACCCGGACCTGGCGGTGTTGATGGTGGGAGTGGGCGTTCCGCTGTCCTTCGCGACGGCGCCGCTGATGTTGATGCTGGCGCGCTGA
- a CDS encoding M57 family metalloprotease: protein MSMSQSKFVGALTGLALLAGCGGSDGTTPASEETLGQGMSWEEFLSQVYQEPETGIFIADGDTPFATEKHLREFYDNNVKNGQLIVHRVGGADAKWSDTQKLNLTYCVSTTFGSNYNRMVQAMASATATWEAAGYVKFVHVSAQDTNCNASNNNVLFDVSPINAGGQYLARAFFPGDARAQRNVVFDPSSFQPLGVWTLEGITRHELGHVLGFRHEHTRPESGACFEDSNWRALTTYDGSSVMHYPQCNGTQNGDLVLTAKDIQGIQALYGTPNGEPPPPPPPPPEGVPTTETRTGSVGANANVHYGPFTVVPRSTFKVVMTGTGSGDPDLYVRFGAAPTTTAYTCRPYLAGANETCELEVPEGVTSAYIMVRGYSAASFSLTINYLAPLGGGSGTPTSETRSGSVTSGGSQNYGPFSVKAGTNFKVVMTGSGDPDLYVRFGAAPTTSAYNCRPYLSGASETCDIAVPAGQTTAYIMVRGYTSGTFNLAINYTKP, encoded by the coding sequence ATGTCCATGTCACAGTCCAAGTTCGTCGGCGCCCTCACGGGCCTGGCGCTGCTCGCCGGTTGCGGCGGTAGCGATGGCACCACCCCCGCCTCCGAGGAGACGCTCGGTCAGGGGATGTCGTGGGAGGAGTTCCTCTCCCAGGTGTATCAGGAGCCGGAGACGGGCATCTTCATCGCGGACGGTGATACGCCGTTCGCGACCGAGAAGCACCTGCGCGAGTTCTACGACAACAACGTCAAGAACGGGCAGCTCATCGTCCACCGCGTGGGCGGGGCGGACGCGAAGTGGAGCGACACGCAGAAGCTGAACCTCACCTACTGCGTGAGCACCACCTTCGGTAGCAACTACAACCGCATGGTCCAGGCGATGGCCTCGGCGACGGCGACGTGGGAAGCCGCTGGCTACGTGAAGTTCGTTCACGTGAGCGCGCAGGACACCAACTGCAACGCCAGCAACAACAACGTGCTGTTCGACGTGAGCCCCATCAACGCGGGTGGCCAGTACCTGGCGCGCGCGTTCTTCCCGGGCGACGCGCGCGCCCAGCGCAACGTCGTGTTCGACCCCAGCTCCTTCCAGCCCCTGGGCGTCTGGACGCTGGAGGGCATCACCCGCCACGAGCTGGGCCACGTGCTCGGCTTCCGTCACGAGCACACCCGCCCCGAGTCCGGCGCGTGCTTCGAGGACAGCAACTGGCGTGCGCTGACCACCTACGACGGCTCCTCCGTCATGCACTACCCGCAGTGCAACGGCACCCAGAACGGCGACCTGGTGCTGACCGCGAAGGACATCCAGGGCATCCAGGCGCTCTACGGCACGCCGAACGGTGAGCCGCCCCCGCCGCCCCCGCCGCCCCCGGAAGGTGTGCCCACCACGGAGACCCGCACGGGCTCGGTCGGTGCGAACGCGAACGTCCACTACGGTCCCTTCACCGTCGTTCCCCGCTCGACCTTCAAGGTCGTGATGACGGGGACGGGCTCGGGTGACCCGGACCTCTACGTCCGCTTTGGCGCGGCGCCCACCACGACCGCGTACACCTGCCGTCCGTACCTCGCCGGCGCCAACGAGACCTGCGAGCTCGAGGTTCCGGAAGGCGTGACCAGCGCGTACATCATGGTGCGTGGCTACTCGGCCGCCAGCTTCAGCCTGACCATCAACTACCTCGCGCCCCTGGGCGGTGGTAGCGGCACGCCCACGAGCGAGACGCGCTCTGGCTCCGTGACCTCGGGTGGCAGCCAGAACTACGGCCCCTTCAGCGTGAAGGCCGGCACCAACTTCAAGGTCGTGATGACGGGCTCGGGTGACCCGGACCTCTACGTCCGCTTTGGCGCGGCCCCCACCACGAGCGCGTACAACTGCCGTCCGTACCTCAGCGGCGCTTCCGAGACGTGCGACATCGCCGTGCCCGCGGGCCAGACCACCGCGTACATCATGGTGCGTGGCTACACGTCCGGTACGTTCAACCTGGCCATCAACTACACCAAGCCGTAG
- the traC gene encoding outer membrane exchange accessory lipoprotein TraC, protein MGAFLEDAGVNASARSPRPPPSSSHPWLGALALALVLALSGCSAFSRAVKEGDAASQEQKWAEAEAAYLRALAADPEASEVKVKLGKVRQAWSEVVLADARAVHASGDLDGAMKRLVRALELNADNASARELLGATLDARVAAGNVALKAERLQDARTEFDAVLSVAPDHAAAKRGVDGVQVAWARRWFGTGEGLEKAGKLGNALVAYVRADQERVGATAARERAEAVRQKLRDEVAFLVVASPVEDRAGAPDVAQRLAAGRLAAMLPTQLPLRVVTEAPAGREGVALDLSLERVLPLQVVEESQRTQRYLAGNRSVPNPRRSGFETQLLKAERTLEDVERKQAAALREYLRMQAELSMVRVAAERCRERERRQCREALQDCGEAAREVSGPGQFPSECNPSRCDNKACVAEEVLLVAKAAASLQKEKALEEALDKSEGQRTQVQRHRDATFREPITVEEPMYSDFVFDVQLHRLTVTASVTAVMRDLIKEQQVPAPNTQDYAVMHEDTAHKGYDRYGVLADPVQLRNELELRVEVGDKAVSDVARRVKERFDAYRGKRVEDARRGMVRPGAEDVVETAVRALLLTADAPPQDILQPLGRARGLKRPESLVGL, encoded by the coding sequence ATGGGGGCTTTCCTCGAAGATGCAGGTGTGAACGCGTCTGCCCGAAGCCCCCGCCCCCCTCCTTCTTCGTCCCACCCCTGGTTGGGGGCCCTGGCCCTGGCCCTGGTGCTCGCGCTGTCCGGCTGTTCCGCCTTCTCCCGTGCGGTGAAGGAGGGAGACGCCGCCAGCCAGGAGCAGAAGTGGGCGGAGGCGGAGGCGGCCTATCTGCGCGCGCTGGCGGCGGACCCGGAGGCCTCCGAGGTCAAGGTGAAGCTGGGCAAGGTGCGTCAGGCCTGGAGCGAGGTGGTGCTGGCGGATGCGCGCGCCGTGCATGCCTCCGGGGACCTGGATGGCGCGATGAAGCGCCTGGTGCGCGCGCTGGAGCTCAACGCGGACAACGCTTCGGCGCGAGAGCTGCTTGGCGCCACCCTGGATGCGCGTGTGGCGGCGGGCAACGTGGCGTTGAAGGCGGAGCGGTTGCAGGACGCGCGCACGGAGTTCGACGCGGTGCTGTCGGTGGCGCCGGACCACGCGGCCGCCAAGCGGGGCGTGGACGGCGTGCAGGTGGCCTGGGCGCGGCGCTGGTTCGGCACGGGTGAGGGCCTGGAGAAGGCCGGCAAGCTGGGCAACGCGCTGGTGGCCTACGTCCGCGCGGACCAGGAGCGCGTGGGCGCCACCGCGGCGCGGGAGCGGGCCGAGGCCGTGCGCCAGAAGCTGCGCGACGAGGTGGCCTTCCTGGTGGTGGCCTCGCCGGTGGAGGACCGGGCCGGAGCGCCGGACGTGGCGCAGCGGCTGGCGGCCGGCCGGCTGGCGGCGATGCTGCCCACGCAACTGCCCCTGCGCGTGGTGACGGAGGCCCCGGCGGGCCGCGAAGGCGTGGCGCTGGATTTGTCACTGGAGCGGGTGCTGCCGCTCCAGGTGGTGGAGGAGTCGCAGCGCACGCAGCGCTACCTCGCCGGAAATCGCTCCGTGCCCAACCCGCGCCGCAGCGGCTTCGAGACCCAGCTCCTGAAGGCCGAGCGCACCCTGGAGGATGTGGAGCGCAAGCAGGCCGCCGCGCTGCGGGAGTACCTGCGCATGCAGGCGGAGCTGTCCATGGTGCGCGTGGCCGCGGAGCGCTGCCGCGAGCGGGAGCGCCGCCAGTGCCGCGAGGCCCTGCAGGATTGCGGCGAGGCCGCGCGCGAGGTCAGCGGCCCGGGGCAGTTCCCCAGCGAGTGCAACCCCTCTCGCTGCGACAACAAGGCGTGCGTCGCCGAGGAGGTGCTGCTGGTGGCCAAGGCCGCCGCGTCCCTGCAGAAGGAGAAGGCGCTGGAGGAGGCGCTGGACAAGTCCGAGGGCCAGCGCACGCAGGTGCAGCGCCACCGCGACGCCACCTTCCGTGAGCCCATCACCGTGGAGGAGCCCATGTATTCGGACTTCGTGTTCGACGTGCAGCTCCACCGGCTCACCGTGACGGCCTCCGTCACCGCGGTGATGCGGGACCTCATCAAGGAGCAGCAGGTGCCCGCGCCCAACACGCAGGACTACGCGGTGATGCACGAGGACACGGCGCACAAGGGGTACGATCGGTACGGCGTGCTCGCGGACCCGGTGCAGTTGCGCAACGAATTGGAGCTGCGCGTGGAGGTGGGCGACAAGGCGGTGTCGGACGTTGCCCGCCGTGTGAAGGAGCGCTTCGACGCCTACCGCGGCAAGCGCGTGGAGGATGCCCGCCGCGGCATGGTCCGCCCCGGTGCCGAGGACGTGGTGGAGACCGCCGTGCGCGCGCTCTTGCTCACCGCGGACGCGCCGCCGCAGGACATCCTCCAGCCGCTGGGCCGCGCGCGCGGCCTGAAGCGTCCGGAGAGCCTGGTGGGGCTGTAG